Proteins from one Listeria weihenstephanensis genomic window:
- a CDS encoding biotin transporter BioY, which produces MRNKKLKQLIINALFAVIIAILAQIVIPLGPIPFTGQTFAVGLAATILGARNSTISVAVYLVLGAIGVPVFAGMTAGLGIIFGPTGGFLIGFLFSAYITGFLIEKTNFSLAYAIFANIIGAFVTLLFGALWLKFSGDLPWGTAFTVGVIPFIIPGILKAILAAIIGISIRKRLVTAKLL; this is translated from the coding sequence CCCTTTTTGCCGTCATCATTGCGATCCTAGCACAAATTGTAATCCCACTTGGCCCGATTCCATTCACAGGTCAAACGTTTGCCGTCGGACTTGCCGCAACCATATTAGGCGCGCGCAATTCTACGATTTCCGTCGCCGTTTACCTCGTATTAGGTGCCATTGGCGTACCCGTTTTCGCTGGTATGACTGCTGGACTCGGTATTATATTCGGTCCAACTGGCGGTTTTTTAATTGGATTTCTATTTAGCGCCTACATCACTGGTTTCCTCATTGAAAAAACAAATTTCAGCTTGGCCTACGCCATTTTTGCTAATATTATCGGTGCCTTCGTAACACTCCTTTTTGGCGCTCTTTGGCTAAAATTCAGCGGCGATCTTCCATGGGGAACTGCTTTTACAGTTGGCGTTATACCATTCATCATCCCTGGAATCCTAAAAGCAATACTTGCCGCCATCATTGGGATAAGCATTCGTAAGCGTTTAGTTACTGCAAAGCTACTCTAA